In Pseudophryne corroboree isolate aPseCor3 chromosome 3, aPseCor3.hap2, whole genome shotgun sequence, a genomic segment contains:
- the GJC1 gene encoding gap junction gamma-1 protein: MSWSFLTRLLEEIHNHSTFVGKIWLTVLIVFRIVLTVVGGESIYDDEQSNFECNTAQPGCKNVCYDEFAPLSHIRFWVFQIILVATPPLLYLGYAMHKIAKMEERNKYDKRSRDRALSLRWKQHCNLEEVDEDNEEDPMMYPETEMENNRVKVSHNKIKHDGRRRIQADGLLRIYVLQLLVRTVLEAGFLAGQYFLYGFEVISKYECERDPCPHTVNCFISRPTEKTIFLLIMYAVSCLCLLLNVWEMLHLGFGTIRDALNNRGKHVDDSSSYNYSFSWNTPSAPPGYNIAVKPDQINYTELTNTKMAYKQNRANIAQEQQYGNSEDNIPTDLENLHREVRMAQERLETAIQAYNSLNNPPPIKEKRSKKGSNKSSVSSRSGDGKTSVWI; this comes from the coding sequence ATGAGCTGGAGTTTCTTGACACGCCTTTTAGAAGAAATCCACAATCACTCCACGTTTGTCGGAAAGATTTGGCTGACCGTGCTCATAGTCTTCCGTATCGTTCTGACTGTTGTGGGAGGAGAGTCCATTTACGATGATGAACAGTCCAACTTTGAGTGTAACACAGCCCAGCCGGGTTGTAAGAATGTATGCTATGATGAGTTTGCCCCGCTCTCTCATATTCGTTTTTGGGTGTTTCAGATTATTTTAGTGGCCACGCCACCTCTTTTGTACTTGGGCTATGCTATGCATAAAATTGCAAAAATGGAGGAGCGCAATAAGTATGACAAGAGGTCAAGGGATAGAGCTTTGTCCTTACGCTGGAAACAACATTGTAACCTAGAAGAGGTGGATGAGGACAATGAAGAGGACCCCATGATGTATCCAGAGACTGAAATGGAAAACAACAGAGTAAAAGTGAGCCACAACAAAATTAAACATGATGGCCGTAGGCGGATACAGGCTGATGGGCTTCTGAGAATTTATGTGCTTCAGTTGCTGGTCAGGACAGTTTTAGAGGCTGGTTTCCTGGCCGGACAATATTTCCTCTATGGGTTTGAGGTAATTTCAAAATATGAATGCGAGAGAGATCCTTGTCCACACACTGTTAACTGCTTCATATCCCGGCCCACTGAAAAGACCATCTTTCTGTTAATTATGTATGCAGTAAGCTGTCTGTGTCTACTTCTGAATGTGTGGGAGATGCTACATCTTGGCTTTGGGACAATAAGGGATGCACTTAATAACAGAGGAAAACATGTGGATGATTCTTCTTCGTATAATTATTCTTTTTCGTGGAACACTCCGTCAGCTCCTCCTGGATATAACATTGCTGTAAAACCAGATCAAATTAATTATACAGAACTTACAAACACAAAAATGGCTTACAAACAGAACAGGGCCAACATTGCTCAGGAACAGCAGTATGGGAACAGCGAGGACAATATCCCTACTGACCTAGAAAACCTTCATCGGGAAGTCCGCATGGCTCAAGAACGTCTGGAAACTGCCATCCAGGCTTACAATAGCCTAAACAACCCACCTCCCATTAAAGAGAAGCGATCTAAGAAAGGGTCAAATAAGAGTAGTGTCAGCAGCCGGTCCGGAGATGGAAAGACCTCTGTGTGGATTTAA